DNA from Xiphias gladius isolate SHS-SW01 ecotype Sanya breed wild chromosome 9, ASM1685928v1, whole genome shotgun sequence:
CGTGACATGCTCTTGTGGGAGACCCCATGAACTGTAGCTGGTGAGGTACCTGCAGCAGGACAGCTCCAGTCCTGAGCCTGAGCGCAGCGGTACCTCACGTGACCACAGGACGGCGTCAAAGGGCAACGTCGCCGAGGTGCTCAGAGTAGTGAGGCGACGGTCCTGCAAAGCAAAGGCGCCGGGTGTGAGCAAACAGAACACTGCTGGACTATGTGCGGAGCTGCTATCGTGTCATCAAATGGATCAGTGTGTTGGGAGAGGTGTGAAACCTTACTGAAAGAGGGACCCAGTTAGCTCATCAACTAGGccacctgaaaaaacaaaaacaagcaatacATACAAAAATGAAGACTtgccaaacaaacagacaacgGGACATGCGCGGTACGCCTAAGTACTGCCAATATTTACCTGGTGTGCAAATTGTGTCACAGAGTATGGGGCAAATGTAGCAGGATGAGCAACCCTGGAAGACAAGGAGGATTAACACGGGGAGGCTCTTGTCACAATGAAAATGCCGGGGCTTGTATTTGGACAGAGAAGGTGCTTACTTGGCAATGCTGACAGTGATCTGACTCGTCTCCCTCCTCACATGGGCAATTGTCACAGTTATTAGAGCAGTGCTAACaggagaaacagacacacaatgggctttttgtttttattgactcATGCACTACCAATGTGATTTAGTGCAAAGTTGACTGGATAAGAGGGGTGCGCCATTAAAGTCTTGTACTAGCACCGCATCATTTTACCTCACAGATGGAGCAAACACTACACAAAGAGCCAGAGCGGAATTGCAGACCGTCAGTGTCGGCCTCCTCTTCACTTGTGTCGTCAGATTCATGCTCATCTATGTAAAGTCAGCAGAGTCAAAGAGAAATTAGTCTTATGCATCAGCCAGTGTCATCTTATTGCAGATGTAACGTATCAGTGTGTGAATATATCGGCCGataagtaaaagaaaactgcagtacaaaaatgccaaactcgCCTCTTGGAGAAGACCAAACTATCCTCCCCACCACAGATGAATAATAACCCAATATTGCGAGCTGGTTTTGTGCAGATGTATCACACAATGGCTGCATTGTAGAGGATAAAGAGGAGatgaacacaaacaccactTGCGACATATAAACTGTTACCGTCGGAACCAGTGGTCAACAAGTGTTTTTCTGAACTTGCACAGTTTCACGGTACCTGTTTTGTCCCAAAATAGCCACATTGGCTCAACAAAAGGCATGAATGGTTTAGATCCTACCGGGTGCCAGCTACTGCACAGATAAGCCAGTCTATTTTAGGACTGATATGTGTGACAGTGTTCCTACAGTAGCTGCAGCTAGAGAGCTAAGATTCGCTTAAAGGGCccaagaaaaataacagtttgtcatgttttatacCAAATTACTGcatagtttcattttattttcataaaccATCAATacattgaaaatatatttaaaaactcAATACGTTAAAAAAAGTTGACATACCGTCATCTTCCTCTGATCCAGCTGCATCCTCTTCCTCAGAGTCATCCTCAGCAttatcatcctcatcctcctcttcctcagcttCATCAGCTGCCTCTCCTGCAGctacctcctcttcctcttcctcctcgctTTCAGCTGCGGCCTCCGCATCCTCATCAGCATCCTcgtcgtcttcctcctcctcctcctcatcttcctctgcttctgcctcatcagcttcctcttcttcggcatcatcctcctcttcctcttcttcctcctcctcctcatcagcctcttcctctccatcttcctcagcctcctcttcttcttcatcctcctcagcagcctcctcctcctccacagcttcttcctcctcctcttcctccccaccttcctcctccacctcatgTTCATCAgtctcatcctcctcatctgaTTCTTCTTCACCCTCCTCTTCTGCTACCTGTTCCTCTTCCTCGCCAGCGGCATCTTCATCCTCAGTAGTTTTGCCCTCTTCTGCCACGACCTCCTCATCGTTTCTGGCATGGAGGTCTGCCTCTGCTTCAGCCACGTCCTGGGCACTAACTGCCCCAGAAAGCGGTACCTGGGATGGGCATAGAAGCACCAGCAGGAGCCCCACTACCCAGCCTTTCACAGGTGCCATCTTGGAAGACTGACACAGCTCCTCTAAGCTATAAAACCACACTGGAAGAATGTCGCTaccctgtttttttcccaccaaaaactgaaacaatcgATGGGTTTTCAACACTTAAAAACCATAAAATCCACAGAAAATGTATTAGAGCTGCAGATGATTCAGAGATATTATTCAGGTCTTTGCTCCAGGCTgcagagagaagggagaggagggccGTGTTCACAAGACTGACAGAGCAGTGTGTCAGCCTTGTGCTAAGAACACACTGGAAACACAACTGGGTGCTTGGTGTAGTTGTGTGGCTGCATGTGCATGAGTGACAGAGGCACATGTCTGGGAAAAATCCTCCCGATGCCCTTAACACAGTGTGTTGGAGAGGTGGGCGTGTACATATGGCAGTTGGGGGGTTTTTGGACTGCaggagggtggggggtgggagTTCAAAGAACATatgaaaatgagagggagagggaagatTAATTGCTGAcattaaataattcaaactgaaGATTAAGTTTTCCTTTAATACATTCATTGTAGTCCCTGTGCTAAATTTGAGCCACTCTTTGTATACATTCATAGGTTCATACATACTCATACTGAATATGTCCGAACttgtatgtgtatgaatgttcatgtcttttatttatcgttattattatttttttttattaatttatgtattttcctCTAATTTCATGTAAGAGTGACACATGAAATTTTCCCATGTCGGTAGGTCCCCCAGCGTGGAAATGAGCCAACAAAAACTTGAgtataaagtttttttaagtaaagtatgaaataaaaaaattgcaatatGAAGCAATGCAATGCTCCCttaaattacagtttataaaaCGGCCACACCCTTGAAGCAACACCTCTCAGACACATGCTCAATGAAGCAAAGGTAATATTTCCTTGCCAGTCCCAAAGCAGGGAACATGTCAGAATGATGCATGGAACGGATGGAAACAGAGACGATGGTAGTCCGCACATGTGCAGACATGGGCAGCTGACATTCCaaagaaattgtttaaatttgaacattttcccTCCAGAGTTTTGATTAAGACAGGCAGAAAGGAGATTTAGATTCAGCAGCATTGCATGCGTTGTGTGAAATGAGGAGCATGTACATTACAatgacagagacacagagacatggGGGGGTGATACGCACATGCTCACTTGCATGGGTACATACTTGCACATGAAACCGTCATGCAACAAGAGGGCAAGAAGGCCGAAAGTGATGACACCACCGCTCTCAGTGAGAGCTGCTGGCACGACTGACAGGTGGCCCAGCTGGCTATTTACAGTAAAGGCTCCTTCAATAGCCCTTCTCCACTATGTGACCTTCAATAGAGCTCTGGCAGACTGAAACTAAGCACCTTTCACACTATCCTTATCTCCCCCTCTTTAAAGTATATCTAACTACCACGCTTCCATGTTTTAGTCCCACTCTTCCTTGCAGATTTTCTTAAATTTACATCATTTGCTCCCATGTTTTGTTCAGGGTTTGGTTTCTTTGTGTAACTCTTACCTTACTTTGGCCTTGTTCACACACATTTCATCCCCATAAAGTCATTACACCATGCTTTATTACCCTCtggcatcttttttttaatccagggGTTGTTACTCTTGACACCATAGCtttatttatcatttctttCCACGTCTGCAATGTTAAAAGAGAATcctcattatttatcattaaagGGATAGTTCGACTTCGATTTTAAGATAAAcacttatttgctctcttgcctAGACTTAGATGAGAAATCTATGGTAAATGTTTAGCTGGAGCCAacagtcagttagcttagcttagctctaagactggaaacaggggaaaacagctagcctatCCTAAAGCTCACTATTTAATATGTTATATCTCATGCTATGCTAGCTGTTGCCCTGTTTTTAGTCCccgtgctaagctaagctaactctCTGTTGGTTCATAAAAGTGGTATTGATGCTTTCACCTAACTCTGGGCAAGGGGTGAACAtgtgtatttccccaaataaacaaactagCGTTATTCCTGTAACAGGAACAGTAAGAATTCAttcattatactgtaaatacaatttattgaaaagaaaatactctagtaacacaaacacatgattTAACATTTAAGATTGTTAAAAGCAACTGTTTAGCGAGAAAGTAATTGAACACAAAAGCATTACAATCTGAAACTAATGTAACTCCAGTAAATAATATAGTTTCaatattacaataaaaactttaaaaaaaaattccagctgTCAGCttaaaacaacagcaataaagacataatacataaaatatatcatCCCACATCATAAATACATGCACTTGTCTTTGGcattagaataaaataaactgcacaAATAGCATATATTGCAATTACTCAGTACTGTAACGAGAAGTGTCAAGTCAAGAATCACTGAAAATCTTCAGTAAATGAGTCCAGTGATAGACACTGATGGAAAACAGCAAGACTGTATGGTCTGTGGCATGAGAGCAGCTAAAGCAAAAGCACTTCATTCTTGTAACTTACTGAACCCTAGCAAGTGAAAGCAGCACCGGGGCTAAATCAGGTGGAACTGGAAGAAGAAGGGAACACATCTGTTGAGAAGAAGACGTACAATAAGGTAAGTGAGGGGACAAGTTCAGTATGAATGGCGTGAAGCAATCAGACTTGTGACATTCCAACATGCAGACTGTTTTTCAGTTGGGTGAGGATACATATATGTTTCTCTTTGGAAGTACCTACCTTTTAATGTAGGTGGAGGCCGCGGAGGTTTGAACGTGCTGCCTTGTGCCAAAGTATCCACAATCCAGCTGAGAGCGTTTGAGCAATACTCCAtctgaaaagaaggaaaaaaaattatcaaaaattactgtatattagaaAACGGTAATCACCACGTCTCTAATCTGCCCATTAAATATGAGGCCACCACAAGTAGcaggttagtttagcttagcatgaaggcTGGAACCAGAGGGAAAAACAGCCAGCCTTGCTACTCAAAAGgtcacaaattaacatgttcTATCCTGTTTTGCAGGCTGTCCTCATGTGTAGACGATGTAGACTCATATTTACCGCACAGAAACgagagtggtatccatcttcatctaactctttgcgagaaagtgaaaaatctcaaactattcctttaagaaatATGTATGATTTTCCATACCTTAAGACATTATCACAACACGATGTTCTAGTTGTCATgatgtagatagatagatgggcaacattttctgtatttgaccATTATACAGAGTAGGTTTATTGAGCAAACATGATCTTTTATAACCACACATGTATAGAGAAGacacacatttctttatttattaccTCATTCTCCAGAGCCCTCAGCCTGTGGTCAAAGTCTCTGGTTTCAGTCAAATGTTTAAGGACACCATCCACtctattaaaggaaaaaaaaaaaagggggggggggggttcaactCAGTATTGTGGAGccaaaaaataagaattttgcTGCTAACATGTAGGAAGGTGTGCTTACTTGACAGACATCCGCTTGAGCCTCTCGGAGTCACTGTTTTTCTGGATCTTTGTCTGAGCCGTCAGGAAGTCCTCCTTCTGAATGGTTTCCCATGTCATTAGCCTGTTAGCTGCTTTCCCTCTTAACTGCAATACTGATGGAAAAGgcaaatgttttcatcagtATCATTCAACTCAGTCCCAATGATTCCTGAACCAAGCCACGGCTGAGCTGAAGGCAATGTGGAAGTAAATAAGGGCTGTTACAGTAGATGCTGACATTACAGGAAAAAGGCAGCTTCAAatcaaaatatcacattgtTAAAGGCCAACTAATAGACAATTGAGGCATTTAAAGTATGCAAACAGTTTTGGTTTCAATCCGCATTTAGTCTGTGTTAGGCAATAACTGTATTGCCTTAATTAATCACACTTATGACTCCTGTTCAAATACTTGCCAAAATGGTGGATCTTGATCGAGGGCACCTTGCGGATGGTCCTCTTGATAAAGAGATTGAGGTGAGAGAGGATGATGAAAGGAGGTGCCAGGGAAGGACGGGAGTGGTACTGAACTATCAGGTTGTAGCGCTGGAACTTCCAGTAGATGTCGCTGTTTGCCTGCACTTCAGAGAAGGTGTAGCTGCGTGGACACAAACGGAGTAAAGAGTGTTGTGTAGAGAATGGCATGTCAATGTAAGGACAGACACTGATTGACAGACACCACTCTCCTTGGACCTTACCTAAACATGGCGATGAGCAGGTTGATGAGTAGGATGTTGGTGACCAGCAGGTAGACGACCAGCAGTATTACCACCAGCCAGTTACTATACAGAGTTCTGCACGGCTCTGCACCGTCCTGAATCAACGTCACGTTGTCTGTGCAGGCCATGTCCCATTCCTTCCCCACTGGgatagacagaaaaatgtagagaagattaaaatatttcatgtattttcagatcattttaGTGAATTCTAATTGCTGTGGAGATGCAGTGGTTGTGAAGAAACCTCTAATGCaagctgcagaaaaatacagtatccGTACACTGGTTTGAAACcataacaacatttttttcctctctttgcaccatgcacacacaaacacttataCCATCTATCTCCTCTACAGGGATCTGTCCAAAGATGTGCAAATAAGGCCTGTAGAAAACCCGGCGGAAGATTCGATCTAGGCGAGGGTCGTAGGAATAAAGCAAAGCCTGGTTGGCTACTCCGTATGCCATGAGCCACACCcccaggaagaagaggaaaaagaaaacatccttCATCTGTACAGGAGAAATCAATTGCCTTGCTGTTGTTACCATGCCAATATCATACTTTATAATGTTggtaaaatgtcagtttatggGCATCTTTAGATATTTCTCACCATCTTGCCAACAATGATGATTTTCGGTCCCAGCTGTTTGTGAATGGCAAAGATGTGAATGAGGCGGAGGGTGAAGACCATGTAGTCCACACAGAGGACATCTCGGCCAAATCCATACGACCAGTGGAACATCctaaaatacaaacagaatgaaacaaataaactgtGGTAACAGCAGCACCCAGTGGCCAGCTTGTAAAATAACGGCACTACCAAAAGTTAGGGGTGTGTGCACACTTTGAATTTACAGGACTTAGGACAGGAATTTATGAGATGATTTGAGGGACATGGATACGCATCTCTGAAACATATTCATGTATTATTAAGTGGTTTTGACGGATTTGTGCCAAATACTGAAGAGTTTTCAGCCTCTTCATGCTCCGATAATTTGTGCAATCAACTCAAAAAACCAGGAACATAGAACTTCAGTAGACTGAACTTTGTATATTGTCGCCATGTTATCATGTGCCTCAGGTGACAAAGCATAGCTTTGTTTTAAGCAGCCACAAGCCAAACCCACTGAAAAACAAGCTCcttgaaacacacatttttggcaTAATCCagtaacaataatgataataatatacaCGTTCTGTGTGCAATCATACCTGCAGATTAGTCCTATGATGAACAGCGTGATGGCAGTGAGGTCACACTTGTTCCATACATCCTGAATGTACACTCGGACCCGTTGACGCCAAGTCATCGTCCCCAAAAAGAAAGTCTTGGAGAAGAAAACACCAAAACTTAATAGATCAGTTTTACTTAAAACTTTGCTAGATATTGCAGAGTTGTTTCATCAGCACTGTATCTTATGTAAAGCACATACTGCATAAGCCCTTTGATGATACCTAGATAGAAACAGGGTGAAATCCTTTAAGCATAAcagtttacaaaatgtttttatgtatagTTTTTGGTGTGTCCAAATACATAATAATTGCTTTTGTATTACTTCATTTAATTGTTCTGTTTGACAGATCAGGCACTCTGCTTTGGTTTCTGTCTGTACTTTAGGAATTACTAAAATAGTCAATTAGATGCGTTAAACATCAAGTATGACATCAAGATATCTCTCTGCACTCACCTCCCGGATCTCCTCACACACAATGGTGAATACCCAGAAGTACAGCACATACTCAGTAATGGCCGGACCAGAAGGTGGAGGGGGCTTGAAGTCCACCAACAACACATAGGCaaaaagcaggaggaagaggaagtacATCAGGACGTTGCCCAAAAATGCGGTGACGGGAGCAAACCAGAACTGGCGCCATCTTGACACTATAAATGGACGCTTTGGTGGTCTGCGAGTGAGGGGTATGCCTGTAAGGAAGGTCATCGGACATGGATTAGTAGTTGatcactgtcacagctgcctaaaataattatttccagAATCAGTCTTTCCTCTCGTCTGTTGTGCGAGTGACAACACTTTTCCAGAGGTACTGCGTTTAAAGAGGACTCACCTTTGATGGTTGCTGTCCTGGGAGAGTTTGCGTCTTGTGCGTCAGCTTCACTggtacaacaacaacacaattttaatGAATCGGCACACTACAGCAAGTACAAAGCAGTGGGTCCTGTTTAAAACCTGCAAAACCTGTGCACCTCATTCACTTGCATTaacatgataaaaaagaaaaaaaacgtagTAAAAAGCAGAATCTTGCCACTTGACAAAACTGATGCTTTATAGAATACCACTGATTAATGTGTATAGGAGTATTACATGTGCTTGatgtcagagaaagagaagacgGTGGTGCCATAGAGGCTGTCGTTGTCTCGGCCCGGACCGTCCTCGTTAGGCTTCCCCTCCTCCTCGTGCTGCTGGTCCTCTTGTTTCCTGTGATTTGGAGTATGTTACAAAATTTTCAACATACATAAAACAGAGATACCACTACCCGTACACAAAGTGTGAATTTGTGTTGGAAATCAAATTAAGGACAGCTCTGGAATCTCAATCTTCTGGATGCGAATAACAAAGAAGTTATAATAACCGggttgtcaaaaaaaacaacaattattgTGGAATATGTGGATTTTACCTGAAGGAGATTAAGTTGGTGTAGCAGAGGATGGGGCAGAAGAAGGTGAGCATGAGCTTCCACACCTCCGTGTTCCTCTTCATGTCACCCCACCAGATCTGGGACAACAGAGACTGGAGGAAGAGAGACCACTTATGTTATCTGAAACTATGGTAACACTGTAACTCAGCTTCTCTTCAGAAGTTATGGCAGATTTTAATATGAGGGCGGGCAGTGGGTATGATTTATTTGATTCTCTACAAAGATGCAAATTGAATTAAGTTTGGCATACACACATCAACAACGTACAGTTctgaacatttaaaacagaCTAAGCATGAATAGAACTGCTTGAACTGCCACGATCAAGCAGTGACTTGGTTGTCTTTCAGTTACACGTGTGAAAAACGGCGACACACCTGTACTCCGTCATTACTGAAGAAAAGTCGTGCGTCAGCGCTCATGCCCATCTGGAGGCAGGTTGTACCACTCCAAACCGGAGACTTCCTAATCAGCAGGGTGAACGAGCGACTCTCATTGCTCCGATAGCAAGAGCTGAAGATGTCTGAGAAGTGGGAAAAACGTGCAGACAGAGTTTGGTTAGATGGTTACCATTTAGAAACCATAACTGaaagtgacttaaaaaaaaaaaaagaagaaaaaaaagacactagCATGAAAGTGAAGCTTATTCTGAAAATCAATTAGTAATCATACATTGGTCATACACGCATCACTTCCCTTGATGCAAAATTTAAACCTCTAAAATATCTACGCATTACCATTAGCAAAATAAAGActttaataaaaagcaaagagcTAAATCACTCATGTTGCATTATTTACTGATATGGAGTGGCCAAGTAACACTGAGTAGAACTATGAGGATGTGAAATTTAATGtgcatatttttcttcatttgttctTGTTTAAAGGAACATTAGTGAATGACACATTCACGGTCCTACCATGTGCCAGGTTCTCGAAATTCTGGGCCAGCTCTTTCAGGGAGAGTTTGGTCTCAGTCTCAATCTCCAGCTTGGACAGTTCTCTCAGGATCTTACAGGCGCTCAGAGCACTCAGCACTGACTCCCCTGCCTGGGAGAAACAGTGAGGGATATCAGAGAAACTCCCTTTTAAAAAGGCACAGATATGATCTATGGTATTTTGTAATTAAGGCAGATGGAGAGGACGGTCATAAATAATTTTCAATCTGTCAGTTAGTTGGTTGCTAAGAGCGTCTTAGCACCACCCAGTCAGCAGAGGGTTGTCAGTTATGAGCTCTTTTCATACAAAATGAACATCATCAGGGCAAATGTGCGCTTTCTGCGAGTTGCAGAAGTTTTACCATCTCCCAGAAGAAAGTGGCCATCTTGCTGCGGTTCTGCAGGACGGCCCAGATGAAGAGCGAGGCCCAGGGGAAAAGGCAGCGTCTCTCCCGATACAAGCAGTCTCCGCGCAGCAGCTTACTGGCACGCTGGGATGAAGGAAGAATAATTAACCAAGGGGGTATTCCGGTTGAAGGTGAGAAAGCAACAGTGACGGTTGGCATGTCATTCACTCTTCTCTTCCAAAACCGTACAACAATAGTTTATTAGCTCTGATATCAACttagtggccactttattattAGGTGCACAGCTCAGCCAAAAAATCTATGTttacaaataataatgtttagtttttgttgacactgtcagaAAAGTTGCTAATTCAACTGTAAGTTCATCATTACAAAGGTGATAGCTAGTGGTGGTGTTGAACTGGACGGCATTATATTGAAGAGCGTTTCCATTTATATACACCAGGGGGACAGAATATTAGAATAACTCGTCTCTGACAGtgtgaaacaaaaactgagcattATTAGCTTTTTAAAGGTAGATTTTATGGCTGAGTTGCTGTATCGGATTCGATTAGATTTTTTAGGTGTAACTAATAAAGTGGCCATTGACTGTATGTCTACATATGCATAGGTTCTGGTTACCCTAAGAGCCCTCCTCTTGGATGTAATCTCTTCTAAGTCCAAAGCGTCATAGTAGAATGGCTGGCAAACATCACCCATTAACAGTTCCAGGACCCTTGACACCTGAGGAAAAAGGGTGTAGAGCAGCAAACACAACTGTGAGAGTGAATACAACTTTTTCTTACATCATTTCTACATTTGATTTCAGCAAAAAtacaagcatttaaaaaaaacaaaagcacctCAAAAAGGCTAATCTCCTTCACTGGCCCGCTCTGTATCTTCTCTGCTGCCACTTTGGAAGGAGAGTCGTTCTGGTTAGACAGTGTAGTTCCAAGCCGCTCCATGAGGTGGCGCTGTAGCAGCTGGTAAAGGAGTGTCCCATCAGCCACCGAGCGGTAGAGGCTTTCCAACCTGCCATAAGTCAGGTAGTCCAGGATGTTGAGGCCATTCTCGGTGAATAGACGCACAAACTGAGGCTTATCATTGATCAGGGCGTCTGTCATTGAGTCTTCCAAGTCTTCATACTATTAGATTGGATGAAGGTGATTGTTTAATAAGCAGGTTTCAGTACAAGGTCAATACTTCAAGGTTCATACTTCAAGAAGatattttcacttattttataTCAACGATGCCTAGCAGTACTTAATTTGATACAATACACTACACTACTAATGCCTCTGCTTTAGAGTGGTGGTATTTCTCTGAATGTAACGTCTGGATCTGATGTGttatcttttttcctctcacccTCCAGTGGATGTCTCCATTGAAGAGTTCGCTCTTGGCAATGTCGACCCTGTTCCATGTGACCGCTAGCTTCAGCTCTTCATTGTAAGGGCTGGCATCGGCTGACACACGGTGCTTACTAGCTGAAAAGCGcacaaacatcaaaataaagacACGTTGCCATGTAACACATTCGAAATCTTCTTAATATGAATTAGTTGTGTGTACCTCCCACTAAAGCTTTGAGCAGGACTGTATCAAATTCATTTGGGCCCTCCTGCTCTCCATGGTAGATCGTGATCAAATCTCTGTTCTGGTAGATACTAAGAGCCTGGAGACCCAGAATaagagccagaaaaaaaaaaattaaattttgaataaatgagCACAATACTTGTGATGACGGGTTGTTAGCAAACCCATGACACCACAAAGTGCGTGGACTTCCCATGCTGAATGAGTAAGACATCagacatttaaagatttcaTTAGGACATTTGAACCTAAGGACCAATGATACTAATTAGAAAGGAATAAGATTAACATAAGAGTGTGACACTAATCATTTCCTAGTTCAACACATAGCCAAAGACAAGACAATTGGATTTTATGCAATGATTACATTACTTTTTCAATAAAGATTAGGACACTGATGAGTCAATAAACACGTCTCTGAGGCAGCATGTGAAAATGGTGTTAGATAAACAACACATCTTTGTAGAGCTGATGGGCTCAGTGGCagtaaaaacagtgacatttgcTCCTGAATGGACCCCTCTTTTCATAACAGAGACATCACAGGATTGAAAACACAGCTTCAACTAATAAAGTTAATAATATATATTCTAGATTTAGTTAAGCTGATGCAAGAATTAAAAAGAGTCAATAATCCCGTCAATGCCTGCTGATTATCAACTGCCATTTAAAACAGAGAGCTCAATGAGGATACTGAGCAAAGGCCCTCGCTGCTTTTTACATGCATTGCATTCTGGAAATTTCCAGAAGTCAGAGTTCTAGTGCACTAGAGGGGTTTTGACTACACGTGTCATCGCACAAAGTGCGACTGAATGTTGTTGGCTATATACACTATACAGCCACTTCATTTCCAGACTTTTGCAATACAAAAATAACCCTATAATGCCACATCAAAACTGAAAGTGACTTCCAAACAACAGCTTGTGAGTGAGTTAAATGTGGGAGGGTAAGAACAAATGAATAACAGCCAGCAGTTTCAGGCGTCTGGGATGGACTGAAACCTGAAGTTTTAGAAAGAGCCGTAAGTCTACAGGGCAAAATGCTGATAATGTAGCTGGCTTCAGCTAATGGAATCTTTACCTTGtggcatttaatttaaaaaaaaaaaacagatgaagggaTCAGCAAGAACATTTGCAAACCTCCGAGACCATGAATATCACTGTAAAAATTTTGTGTAAACCGAGCCAGTAGTTGTccacaacaaaacacaccagCTGCTGAATACACAAGGATAAAGAAATCCCTCGGGCCTTCCTCTTCTTGTTCCGCATGTCAGTAACTACATGATGATAATGATGCACGGCTCTGTCCACAGCTCTTACTCGTTCAACTAGTTTATCCGTCTCCGCTTCAGAAGAGAAGTACTTTTTAACCCGTTCTGCCACTCTGTCTTTCAGATCTACACTGGGACCCGCCTCGCCATCGACCTCGCTGGAAGACTGTACCACCTGGGTTGACGACAGGTTCTCCAAGACGTCACTCAGGAAGTCAGCTATGCCTCCCGAGCCAGCCAGCACCAGCCAGGGCATGGAGTTTTTCAGAGAAAGATCCACTCTCTGGTAGATattaggaaaagagagagggacattTCTTCAAGGAATACAAggacataatttttaaaaaaaagtacattttattaaaagtaGCTTAATAACTTCTTTGATCATAAAGAGCACTGACTGTACCTCCAGCATGCTTGCCTCCCCAGATATCAACATACAAAGGACAGGGATGTCAATGCTGCCGCTGCCTACAAaagtacaaacatttttgatatattCACT
Protein-coding regions in this window:
- the LOC120794258 gene encoding transient receptor potential cation channel subfamily M member 4-like isoform X1, with the translated sequence MRDTQGEGGGGGDKISKSEKDQSWIPKIIKKRVCTTFVEDSFSNGALCQCGGARDTHASVALGDYFSTAMVNHWDSAQHSSEYPTDAFGELQFAGASKRHSYFLRLSWDTPPSMVYTLVTAHWGLPAPNLVVSVVGGEGRTKVKTWVREVLRQGLVKASQSTGAWILTAGLREGVGRCVGEAVRDHATAASSVSLSKVVALGIAPWGLVHNRQQLVNPQGSFPAKYYVQNTSRDSCCLDNNYQAFLLVDDGSVGRRGGDTGFRAKLEDYISHQRTGIWGSGSIDIPVLCMLISGEASMLERVDLSLKNSMPWLVLAGSGGIADFLSDVLENLSSTQVVQSSSEVDGEAGPSVDLKDRVAERVKKYFSSEAETDKLVERALSIYQNRDLITIYHGEQEGPNEFDTVLLKALVGASKHRVSADASPYNEELKLAVTWNRVDIAKSELFNGDIHWRYEDLEDSMTDALINDKPQFVRLFTENGLNILDYLTYGRLESLYRSVADGTLLYQLLQRHLMERLGTTLSNQNDSPSKVAAEKIQSGPVKEISLFEVSRVLELLMGDVCQPFYYDALDLEEITSKRRALRRASKLLRGDCLYRERRCLFPWASLFIWAVLQNRSKMATFFWEMAGESVLSALSACKILRELSKLEIETETKLSLKELAQNFENLAHDIFSSCYRSNESRSFTLLIRKSPVWSGTTCLQMGMSADARLFFSNDGVQSLLSQIWWGDMKRNTEVWKLMLTFFCPILCYTNLISFRKQEDQQHEEEGKPNEDGPGRDNDSLYGTTVFSFSDIKHIEADAQDANSPRTATIKGIPLTRRPPKRPFIVSRWRQFWFAPVTAFLGNVLMYFLFLLLFAYVLLVDFKPPPPSGPAITEYVLYFWVFTIVCEEIRETFFLGTMTWRQRVRVYIQDVWNKCDLTAITLFIIGLICRMFHWSYGFGRDVLCVDYMVFTLRLIHIFAIHKQLGPKIIIVGKMMKDVFFFLFFLGVWLMAYGVANQALLYSYDPRLDRIFRRVFYRPYLHIFGQIPVEEIDVGKEWDMACTDNVTLIQDGAEPCRTLYSNWLVVILLVVYLLVTNILLINLLIAMFSYTFSEVQANSDIYWKFQRYNLIVQYHSRPSLAPPFIILSHLNLFIKRTIRKVPSIKIHHFVLQLRGKAANRLMTWETIQKEDFLTAQTKIQKNSDSERLKRMSVKVDGVLKHLTETRDFDHRLRALENEMEYCSNALSWIVDTLAQGSTFKPPRPPPTLKDVFPSSSSST